ctaatactaAAACATTCATCAATTACATCAgttttgaaaattaataattaaattagtacGCTTTTTTAATCAATTACTAAGCAGCtgtttaaatcaataaataataacCTTATGTAGagggaatttaattaattttatgtaGAGAATAGTTTAGTCTAATCctagggggacaccaaaagtggattTACCATAATAACATCGGCTCTTCACGTATAtaatatagatagatagatactTGTAACACTTTAACTTTTACGCATATCAATGTATAATTGataattaatactccctccgtaattCTATTAAGAGTTACAATATGCACGCGTATTAAGGAAATAtagtttaattttaaaaaaataacaaagcGATTGGGGGAGGgattaataaacaaatagaaaaaagatGATTTTAATCAAAGTAAAGAGAGCGTTTATTGTATTGGTTGTCACGAGAtaaaattagataaattaaatAATGAGGAGGTGCGGTAGAAAAGTTACTAAATAGGAAATGTGACCCCTAAAAAAAGATAGTTAGAAGTAGTATATGTGactcttttaaaaaaataagtacggagggagtatcttatACTTTGTatgagtactccctccgtcccggaatacttgaaaccGTTTGACCGGCACGGAGTTTAATTCATTATAATTGTcttcttatttaattgaaagGTAGTTAGTaagtagtggggtatttttttaatatagatagtggGATGTGGTGGGGGGTCatgaatttttttaatgtttatttgggGTAGTAGGGTTGTTGGTGGGCCCTTAGGTAaggtgagaaaataataaagtattacgtaaagtttccatttttagaagcgtttcaagtaatccgggacggcccgataaggaaagcgtttcaagtattccgggacggagggagtatgtctcTCATAAGAACACCGTATATGTTAGACCGTTGATATCAACATTAAAAaatataactatttgattagaAATGTAAAAATATTGATTGAAAAGTGTAAGTAATAATAGTATAATATAACTATTTGATCAAAAAGTTTAACTATTTGGTAATAAGTTCGTCTTATATAGACTGCTTTATTTAAGTTTTTGTTTTCTTAGATTAACGATAACTAAAAGTTACGGAGTATAAAAAATTGATCTTCGTAAAATATAAGAAGTATTAAAACGAATTTCACAAAATCTCTCACAAATATATTTTCCTTTAAATATAAACATCAAATCAAAGTGttgcaaataaaaataaacagaGGAAATACATAATATTCCGTATAAAGTATGGGAGTTAATAATTCTAAAAGTCAAGTTTTTGCAAACAAAACATAGCAAAAGAAGTATAAAAAAATTGTGAATTATTACCTACTCCCTCCAATCTTGATTGTTAGTCCCCTTTCTTAATTGAGTTATTCTTGTTATTAGTCCTAGCTTTTGGAAATCTTTCTCTATTTGTCTAACATTTATCCCCTTTATACCCATAAAACATCTCAAAATTCCACTTGTTTACTCTCAAGTAAATATTTATCCCCATTAACCCCCCCGGCCCATTATTTCTCTCTCATAACCACATGAGTTATATTCTATTGAAagtagtcttatatgcacgcgatgcgtgcgaatataaaaaAGATCCCCTTAAACAAACATAAtgtaaaatcaaaatcaaatgatcgatattaacaaataacacaaaattttcataattcttttgctttattttaataaaattaatcatattctaaaaaaacaaaacaaaaataccCCAACTAAGAGAGAAAACTTTTGGTAatacattaatttttttattgtttttttaaattttgggtggcattttttttaattcattaaaaaaaatgaagtactccctccgttcttgttTATTAGTCCCTTATAAAATATTGAACAATTTACTAAGAGGACACCTTGCATGTGAATCTCTAAAGAATGTCACCCATATGGGtaggagagaaagagaaaattaagaaaatatggGTAGGTGGAGTATTTAGTGTTGTTAAATTAGAGAATAAAGGAACCACTTGCATATTTCTTTGGACTATAAGGGAATTGCAATTGTAATATAAAGGTAAAAGGGGAATGATTGTTGAACAAATAAAGAAAGATTCTAAAAGGGgctaataaataaatacatcTCAATACGGAAATGAGACGTGACTAACAaacaagaacggagggagtatatgtagGGGTAATTATGATTTAAGTAGTTTAATTAGCCGAAAAATGGATTAAGGTAGAAATTGATATCACTTATTAATCGATTTTCTCCGAGTCTTAATTTGAAGGAAAAATAAATTTCAGCTCCTGATCTACAGACGTTAGTTTGAACAACGTTTGCATTTCAGTCTACTAACCCACCTTAAATTTTGTTTCAGCTCCCTAACaaacattcataatcatttaAGATTACTTAAATTAATAGCTTAAGATGACTTAAATTAACCaaaaacacgggttttaagaaaaaaatggaatataatacatgaaaaagtataataaagtacaaatgatggtTCAGTTGGAtgaaaaaatggaataaagtacatggaaAAGAAAATATAGTACATAGAAAAGTGGAATGTATTACATGGGATGGGattttcaatgcatttttaattaatatagtacatgaaaattGGAGACCTtaatagccaaaattagaaacaaaactatattttatttttgggaCACCCAATTTGAaaaaacatgactataattttgggacggagggagtaacaactaattatttaatatgaCTGAAAGTGTTTGCCAAATAAAGTTTGTTCTTAAGATCAAGAGGTTGGAAATTCCAAGTTCTCAGGCATCCTTTCCTTTGTGCTCAGTTAGTTGGTAAGGGTAAAAATCCATACAGTGTGGATATGTGGCACGATAATTCAGTTTTTTTAGACTTGAACTTTCATAGTTTTATGCGTGTACCAACTATATTTTCGAGGCACACCGCACACATAAGTAGATGAGCTCTATAAAACTAACCAAAGAAAATACTGGGCCTTCAAGAATAAGCCTGTTTCGCCTTTATGGCGTCAACAACAACAGCACTTATACTATATTACTATACCAGCAAAGTCAAAAAAACGAAGCAAAGAGAACAGCAAAAATGGCAACAGGTAAAACTCTTCTGAACCTAAAATACCAAAAGTACAATTTAAACTTGTCTCCTACAAAAATTTAAGCTGGGACATCCACAGCGTGGGTTAAAGATGTTCACATAATAAaggtaaaaaaagaaaagaaaaagagagcATAGTAATTAAAGAGTGATAGGCTGTGAAACTCTGTCAGACAAAACAccttgttccctaaaaacacaaaccaaattCATCAGATAAGGTCAGCAACGTTAGCAGGGAGCTCCTCCACTGTCACATTGTAGAACTTCTGAATATCAAAGAGCATCTTATCATCATCACTGGTAACAAAGTTGATGGCAACACCCTTCCTTCCGAATCGCCCACTTCGTCCAATCCTGTGGAGGTAGTTCTCAGGTTGAGTTGGAAGATCGTAGTTGATCACAAGGGAGACTTGCTGAACATCAATACCACGAGCAAGAAGATCGGTTGTAATCAGGATACGGGATGAACCAGAACGGAATTCCCGCATAATGATGTCCCTAGTGTTCTGGTCCATGTCTCCGTGAGTGGCTGAAACGGTGTGATCACGGGCTCTCATCTGGTCGGTCAACCAGTCCACCTTCCTCCTCGTGTTTACGAATATAACACTTTGGGCAATCGCCAAAGTTTCGTAGAGATCACTAAGTGTATCGAGCTTCCAGTCTTCCTTGTCAACATTAACATAGAATTgcttgataccttcaagagtCAGCTCATCACGCTTCACGAGAATCCTGACAGGTTTGTTCATGAACTTCCTGGTGATCTCAAGAGCCTCAGGGGGCATTGTTGCAGAAAATACTCCGACTTGGATCTTGGGTGGTAATTGCTGGAAAATGTCGTATATCTGCAGAAAAATCACTAATCAGTCATATTAACCATAATATTGGCTTACTATCTCATCACAGACCATAGAAGTAAAGAAAACAATACTTAAGAAATCAAGTACTCCAATAAACATCATGACTTAGTCATGTTCTCAATGCCTCAATTTTAATCAATATGTTCTCAATGAAGCTAAGTTTAGTTAACATCATCTACTCATAAATCATCAGCCAGCAGGACATGTAGACAAGGAAACACCTATTCTGAAACAAGTTtacaaaaatattgttaaatattgtttgtatcggaaatgaattccggaatcggaaatttaatcggaagcgtatcgtacgaataagcatcggacgaagcctgccggacgagggcccagcacgaagccaggccatcgcccagcaagccaagcgcgccacacaaacagccacgccaggcccagcgcaaggccaggcccagcaggctgcgcagcgcgcacagcgcgcacagcacgcgcagcgcgcagcgcgcgcgggcgctgcttGGGCTGCTGCTTGTGCGCatgcatgggcggcccatcgtggctgccgtgtgtgcgtgtgtaagtgtttgtgttcgtgcacgtttcctaaaacgtgcagagttcggttaatgattaaattcctaattctatttgataaattagttaaattagagttcttgtaggattctaggtttaattaatttgtatctgaataggtttccaattccctttccataaccctataaatatgtggcctgggttcacaatttataacgagtttaaaaagtattcaaagtgagtttttgagagaaaaattcagtcacacatttgcctataaagtgccgaaaataatagtaccttaagggcgattctagttggtcaatcttaaggcggatccggacgtgctgtggactatctacggagggacgacacttggagtcctaaagacttgttcttgttcggttcgggcgcagctagggaaggcacgcaacaaagagtatgcatctaaactatgctaaatgattatgtgtaaataatatgttttcctggctttatggtttttctgcatgatttatgaattgtcatatgtatcataacctaacagaaactgaccaagaaagttcttctataaaaggaaaaggtttttcatttctcaaatcacaactgacaacgtgcaatatttctaaagaacttaagaGTTTTTATAAAAAGTCAGTTTGCGAAAGAGCGTGTTCCTAAAGTTCCTTTTTTGTACATAAGCTTTATTGAATACTAGAGTTTTCATAATTCGAGTTGTAATTGTGGGGTTAAGGatcgagtgatccttgagttgtggggttaaggatcaagtgatccttgagttttgagtgtaagggttgagtgatccttaaagtgacttagagtcaagtcagcgagagagtgtgaaaggagcaagcacagtaatcaacggggattgctgtgaggaactcgtgttcaagtggaactcgagttattgagtgtgttgtattcgagcgattacaatatataaaagagtttgaggttttcgcttcttgataaggatcaagaagtttcctcagttttcacattcttcgtactaatttgttagttgttcctttaatttctaaattccGCAAAGGAACACCCTAAGTTCaacgaaacaattcacccccccccccccctcttgtcagtgttcctactggaatatcagttggtatcagagcgggatctcacaaaaatacaggaaaccctgttgagaaaaagttcctggaaagtatgaacACTCACGAGAAACTCGAAGAAGGTTATTCaactcaaagacctccaatgttcaatGGAAAATTCTATACATATTGGAAGAACAGAATGGAGATCTTTatcaaggcagagaactatcaagtttggcgagtcatagaagtcggtaacttcgaggtaacaaaaaccaatgctgaaaatgaggtagttcctaaaccta
This sequence is a window from Spinacia oleracea cultivar Varoflay chromosome 1, BTI_SOV_V1, whole genome shotgun sequence. Protein-coding genes within it:
- the LOC130472062 gene encoding eukaryotic initiation factor 4A-6, with the protein product MPPEALEITRKFMNKPVRILVKRDELTLEGIKQFYVNVDKEDWKLDTLSDLYETLAIAQSVIFVNTRRKVDWLTDQMRARDHTVSATHGDMDQNTRDIIMREFRSGSSRILITTDLLARGIDVQQVSLVINYDLPTQPENYLHRIGRSGRFGRKGVAINFVTSDDDKMLFDIQKFYNVTVEELPANVADLI